A window from Enterocloster bolteae encodes these proteins:
- a CDS encoding MFS transporter — translation MKQDSTMRYVKQQIWKQRIGYGVSDFACNLIWQMISLYLLYFYTDVMSLSAKSIAFMFVVTRFIDGGTDLLIGYCIDHTRTRWGKSRPYFLFGAIPFALFAVLAFSVPDISQSGKLIYAYATYIGLSFTYTVVNIPMASILPSLTTDTQERTALSTTRKFFAFLGSTVVSSTALKLVDSLGKGSEALGFRIVMIIFGFIGCLLFFFTFATVKERVNTAAESVSLKESLMSLGKNKPWLIFALNIIFMWTGFFLQTSAIVYYYTAVIGSKELSVTIATIMSIVPMAANFLVPALAGRMGKRNLYVGSAAIQLAGLVVILFAGINHGAILAGAVVTALGYGMKESIYFSMQADPVDYGEWKTGVNTAGSLSAINGFLGKVAQAAAGGISGVLLAWGAYQGGASAQSSNAVLAIKAMYLYIPMLLLICSIVTMLFYNLDKIYPQIKAVLDSRNE, via the coding sequence ATGAAACAAGATTCAACCATGAGGTACGTGAAGCAGCAGATATGGAAACAAAGAATTGGCTATGGGGTTTCTGACTTTGCATGCAATCTGATTTGGCAGATGATTTCCCTGTATCTCTTATATTTTTACACGGATGTCATGTCCCTGAGCGCGAAGTCCATCGCTTTTATGTTTGTTGTCACGCGATTTATAGACGGAGGGACGGATTTACTGATTGGCTATTGCATTGACCATACCCGTACACGGTGGGGGAAGTCCAGGCCTTATTTTCTCTTCGGAGCCATACCATTTGCATTGTTTGCCGTCCTAGCCTTCAGTGTACCCGACATTTCCCAGTCAGGCAAGCTTATCTATGCCTATGCGACTTACATCGGTCTGTCTTTTACCTACACTGTGGTGAACATTCCCATGGCTTCCATCCTGCCAAGCCTGACAACCGATACCCAGGAACGGACAGCCCTGTCCACCACGCGCAAGTTCTTCGCCTTTCTGGGCTCTACAGTGGTCAGCTCCACGGCCTTAAAGCTGGTGGATTCCCTGGGCAAAGGCAGCGAAGCTCTGGGCTTTCGTATCGTAATGATAATCTTTGGTTTCATTGGATGCCTGCTATTCTTCTTTACCTTTGCCACTGTAAAAGAACGGGTAAATACGGCCGCTGAGAGCGTTTCCCTGAAAGAAAGCCTTATGTCCCTGGGAAAAAACAAGCCCTGGCTTATCTTTGCCCTCAACATTATTTTCATGTGGACCGGCTTTTTTCTCCAGACCAGTGCAATTGTTTACTACTATACAGCTGTCATAGGAAGCAAGGAGCTGTCAGTTACCATTGCCACCATCATGTCCATTGTGCCCATGGCAGCCAATTTCCTGGTGCCCGCACTGGCCGGACGCATGGGAAAACGCAACCTGTATGTGGGCAGTGCTGCCATACAGCTGGCCGGGCTGGTTGTCATCCTCTTTGCAGGTATAAACCATGGGGCTATACTGGCCGGAGCAGTGGTAACCGCTCTGGGATACGGCATGAAGGAAAGCATCTATTTTTCCATGCAGGCAGACCCGGTGGACTACGGTGAATGGAAGACCGGCGTCAACACAGCCGGTTCACTGTCCGCCATCAACGGCTTCCTGGGAAAGGTGGCCCAGGCGGCCGCCGGCGGTATCAGCGGAGTCCTTCTGGCATGGGGTGCTTACCAGGGCGGTGCTTCGGCACAGAGTTCCAATGCAGTACTGGCAATCAAAGCCATGTACCTGTATATTCCCATGCTTCTTCTTATATGCTCCATCGTCACTATGCTGTTTTACAATCTGGATAAGATTTATCCCCAAATTAAGGCTGTACTGGATTCCCGAAACGAATAA